From Calothrix sp. PCC 6303, a single genomic window includes:
- a CDS encoding hybrid sensor histidine kinase/response regulator — MLDLWKLLIVDDCAADRKVYRRLLSKDPQQSYHVLEAESAEDALSIYKQQRCDVILLDFCLPDMSGLEFLDQLKLQIIDTSMPVIMLTGFGDEVVAAQAMRMGVQDYLVKQHLQADALQLAVRNVIQRSHLQTELAKTRDRQRLIATTALRIRQSLNLDQILHTAVTEVHQLLDSYVLRQGATNLRVMIYQFSQNNNINFGSCFPNEMESGIHNVCMSEECQKAISHIYEAGESLDSTEAANILNVPHNLVAPIILPENGKPTPTLWGLLIAHQSLQVRQWQSDEVEMLHELSVQLAIAIQQAELLKKTQCALEKEQKLNIFKSQIITTVSHEYRTPLTSVLTAASTLKKHYVHLSEERRTKFLDIIEVKARHMSKLVDDMLLVNEIELSKTKFKPLPLDLLNFFSDLIEEQRLTLDERHILSFKVTGNNKGFWGDRCLLRQLFVNLISNAIKYSPHGGEVEFHLMGSESRVTFTITDYGIGIPDSEQGNIFQSFSRGSNVDTIPGTGLGLPIVKACVEIHGGEIGVESEVNQGTKVTVTLPKRL, encoded by the coding sequence ATGCTGGATCTATGGAAGCTGTTAATCGTTGATGATTGTGCAGCGGATAGGAAAGTTTATCGACGTTTACTATCTAAAGACCCTCAGCAGTCATATCACGTTTTAGAGGCTGAATCAGCTGAAGATGCACTGAGTATTTACAAGCAGCAGCGATGTGATGTGATTTTGCTGGATTTTTGCCTACCCGATATGAGTGGGTTAGAGTTTTTAGATCAATTAAAGTTGCAAATAATTGATACTTCCATGCCAGTTATCATGCTAACAGGATTTGGAGATGAAGTTGTTGCTGCACAAGCGATGAGGATGGGTGTTCAAGATTACCTTGTGAAGCAGCATCTCCAAGCGGATGCATTACAGTTAGCAGTACGTAATGTGATTCAGCGATCGCATTTACAAACGGAGTTAGCAAAAACGCGAGATCGGCAGCGTCTTATTGCTACCACGGCTTTAAGAATTCGTCAATCCCTGAATTTGGATCAGATTCTCCACACAGCAGTTACAGAGGTGCATCAACTCCTAGATTCCTATGTGTTGCGCCAAGGTGCGACGAATTTGCGGGTGATGATTTATCAGTTTTCGCAAAATAACAATATCAATTTTGGATCATGTTTTCCCAATGAGATGGAATCGGGGATTCACAATGTCTGCATGAGTGAGGAATGTCAAAAGGCTATTTCCCATATCTACGAAGCTGGGGAAAGTTTAGATTCTACCGAAGCTGCGAATATCTTGAATGTTCCCCATAATTTGGTTGCGCCAATTATCCTACCAGAAAATGGTAAGCCGACTCCAACTTTATGGGGGTTATTAATTGCACACCAATCTTTACAAGTGAGGCAATGGCAAAGTGATGAAGTGGAGATGTTGCATGAATTATCTGTACAGTTAGCAATTGCTATTCAGCAAGCTGAACTTTTGAAAAAGACTCAATGTGCTTTGGAAAAGGAACAAAAATTAAATATCTTCAAATCCCAAATTATCACGACGGTTTCCCATGAGTATCGCACCCCTTTAACTTCGGTTTTAACAGCAGCATCGACTCTAAAAAAACACTATGTTCATCTTAGCGAAGAACGAAGAACTAAATTTTTAGATATTATTGAAGTTAAAGCTAGGCACATGTCAAAATTAGTAGATGATATGTTGCTTGTAAATGAGATTGAACTGAGTAAAACTAAATTCAAGCCTTTACCTTTAGATTTACTGAACTTTTTTTCTGACCTGATAGAGGAACAACGTTTAACATTAGATGAACGACATATTTTAAGTTTTAAGGTAACTGGAAACAATAAAGGTTTTTGGGGAGATAGATGTTTACTAAGACAGTTGTTTGTGAATCTAATTTCCAATGCCATTAAATATTCTCCCCATGGTGGTGAAGTTGAGTTTCACTTGATGGGAAGTGAGTCACGAGTTACTTTTACAATTACAGATTACGGTATTGGTATTCCTGATAGCGAACAAGGAAACATATTTCAATCATTTAGTCGGGGAAGTAATGTAGATACCATACCGGGTACAGGTTTAGGTTTACCAATTGTAAAAGCTTGTGTGGAGATTCATGGTGGTGAAATTGGGGTTGAAAGTGAAGTGAACCAAGGAACTAAGGTGACTGTGACTCTACCCAAGAGACTGTAA